Proteins from one Tenrec ecaudatus isolate mTenEca1 chromosome 8, mTenEca1.hap1, whole genome shotgun sequence genomic window:
- the SDC1 gene encoding syndecan-1, which yields MRCAALWLGLCALALRLQPALAETVVTSVPPEDQDGSGDDSDGFSGSGAGALQDVSLAYQTPSAGEDMWLLTTSVPAAPEPTGIEAQATSILPAPQRPEEVGAVRLAEVEASHPPSDTTQHPATHRVSTARASTAQAPATTDAPRDRHPGHHETSAPTGRRHLDPDAPSQEEGGPSATPSAAEEAPSSQLPVGEGSGEPDFIFETTGDNAVGATVESELRNQPPMDKGTAGASKGLLDRKEVLGGVIAGGLVGLIFAVCLVGFMLYRMKKKDEGSYSLEEPKQANGGAYQKPTKQEEFYA from the exons GAAACTGTGGTCACCAGTGTGCCCCCCGAAGACCAGGACGGCTCTGGGGATGACTCAGATGGCTTCTCCGGCTCGGGTGCAG gtgccttgcaagatgtcagcTTGGCCTATCAGACTCCCTCCGCGGGGGAAGACATGTGGCTGCTGACGACGTCAGTGCCTGCAGCTCCCGAGCCCACCGGCATAGAGGCCCAGGCCACCTCCATACTGCCTGCTCCCCAGAGGCCTGAGGAGGTGGGGGCAGTGCGCCTGGCAGAGGTGGAGGCCTCCCACCCACCCAGCGACACCACCCAGCACCCAGCCACCCACCGGGTCTCAACAGCAAGAGCCAGCACAGCCCAGGCCCCTGCCACCACTGACGCCCCCAGGGACAGGCACCCTGGCCACCATGAGACCTCTGCTCCCACAGGACGCCGCCACTTGGACCCTGACGCTCCCAGCCAGGAGGAAGGAGGCCCCTCGGCCACCCCGAGTGCTGCTGAGGAGGCACCCTCCAGTCAGCTCCCAGTAGGAGAGGGCTCTGGGGAGCCG GACTTCATCTTTGAAACCACTGGGGACAACGCGGTTGGGGCTACCGTGGAGTCTGAGCTTCGGAACCAGCCCCCGATGGATAAGGGGACCGCAGGGGCCTCAAAGGGTCTCCTGGACAGGAAAGAAGTGCTGGGTG GGGTCATCgccggaggcctggtggggctcaTCTTTGCCGTGTGCCTGGTGGGCTTCATGCTGTACCGCATGAAGAAGAAAGACGAGGGCAGCTACTCCTTGGAAGAGCCAAAGCAAGCCAACGGCGGGGCCTACCAGAAGCCCACCAAGCAGGAGGAGTTCTACGCCTGA